The genome window CCGCGACCCGGGCCAGCGACGCGCCGGAAGCCAGCGCGCTCTTGAATTTGGTCAATTCTCCTTCCGGCGCCTCCGGATGCACTTTCATCAGCGCGTCAGCAGCCAGCAGCCCGAGCACGGAGTCGCCGAGAAATTCGAGACGCTGGTTGTCGGATTCCACGTCCGGATTTTCATAGCGATAGGACGGATGGGTCAGCGAAGCCTTCAACAGCTGCTTGTCTTTAAAACGATAGCCGATCCGTTTTTCCAACCCCTGGAACTCTTTCATGCCTGTCTTTCCAATCATTGGAAAAAATTACAGCAGATTCGTCCGACATCAAAATACTTCCAGCGGTTTTTTACGTTCACAGCAAAAAGACGTTCCCGACTGACAGGAACGCCTTTTCAAACCGACAGGCTGTCAACTTAGTAGGAAGTAACCGGAATGAATCCAATTTCATCAACCATTTCCTGGCCGTCTTCGCTCAGGTAAAGCGTAACGAAACGGTAGACAGCGGATCCAAGTTTCGGGTAGCCGCTGGTGTACATGAAAAGCGGACGGGCAATCGGGTACTCTCCGGAGCGAACAGTCGCGGCAGACGGATAGACACCATTGACTTTAAGCGCCTTCACGGTTTTATCGACAAACCCAAGCCCGGCGTAACCAATGGCTGATGGAGTTGTCTGTACGCGCTGCCGAATGGCTCCGTTACTTCCGACGTACTCAGCTTTTTCCGTGATCTTCTGTTTGTTCATCACGAGCTTTTCAAAGGTTTCGTAGGTACCGCTGTTGGTGTCGCGGGTGATGACCACAATATTCAGGTCCGGACCGCCAACCTCTTTCCAGTTGGAAATTTCACCGGTATAGATTTTGCGAATCTGTTCGATCGTCAGCTGACCAATCGGATTTTTCGGATGCACGAGAATCGGCAGACCGTCGAGAGCGACCACGTGAGCAACCGGCTGAATGCCTTTGTCAGCAGCCGCTTTAAACTCGCTGTCTTTCATCGGCCGGGACATTGCGGCGACATCGCAGACTCCGTTGACAAGGCTTTTGGCACCGTTTCCACTCCCGGATTCACTGACCGTGATGTTTACGTCTGGATTTGCCGCCATGAAATATTCGGCAAAGGCTTTGCCAATCGGTCCAACAGTGGTCGAGCCATCAATTACAATTTTATCTGCTGCAGAAGCCGTCAGGGCTGCTGCAGTGAGGATCATGCTGAGCATTGCTTTCTTCATGTTAGAGTTTCTCCTTATTTTCAACTCTGTTGATGCTGGCAGCTCCTGCAAACAGGTCTTTTCTTTCACCGTCTTGCCGGTCTCCGCCGTGAACGCAGAAAAATATGAGAAATCACTGTTAGAGAAACGTTAAGGATGCATTAGAAGAACGTGAAAGCCGCTGAACACAAAAAAGCCCCGTTTTCCAAACTCTGAAAAAACAGGGCCTTTCTGCTTCCGATGATTGGAAGTTCTATTCTGCAGATGCGTCTTCCTGCTGTTTTTTAGGAAGGTGTATGCGCAGGTGCAGATCGCGGATCTGGTTGAACTCCACTTCCCCGGGAGCATTCATCAACAGGTCTTCTGCTTTCTGGTTCATTGGGAAAGCGATGACTTCGCGAATGTTCGGCTCTTCCGCCAACAGCATGACCATACGGTCGACTCCGGGGGCAATCCCGGCGTGCGGCGGCGGGCCATATTGGAACGCCCGGTACAGCGCCGGGAACTTGGACTCTACAACTTCTTTGCCGTACCCGGCAATTTCGAAGGCTTTCATCATCAGTTCAGGACTGTGATTTCGCACAGCTCCGGAGGAGAGCTCAGTTCCGTTGCAGACGATGTCGTACTGATATGCCAAGATTTTGAGCGGATCTTTATTGAGCAGATCGTCCATTCCTCCCTGAGGCATAGAGAATGGGTTGTGGGAAAACTCCACTTTTCCGTCGTCATCCAGCTCGTACATGGGGAAGTCGACAATCCAGCAAAAGCGGAAAACGTCTTTTTCCAGCAGGTCCAGACGACGCCCCAGCTCTGCACGAACATGTCCGCCGATTTCCCAGGCGCCTTTCAGCTTGTCGGCAATAAAGAACATCGTATCGCCGTCTTCAATATCGCCGAGCCCCTTCAGGCGGGCCAATTCGTCTTCGGACAGGAATTTCGCAATCGGACTTTTGACTTCGCCATCGATCCAGCTGATATAGCCAAGACCTTTAGCCCCGACCGACTGGGCATAGGCAATCATATCATCAAAGAATTTGCGCGGCTGATCGGCACATCCTTTAACAGCGATCGTTTTTACCTCGCCCCCTTTTTCGACCACTCCGGCAAATGCCTTGAAGCCGCAGTTGCGGAAAATTTCGGTCGCGTTCTGAATGACAAGCGGGTTGCGCAAGTCCGGCTTGTCCGTCCCGTATTTCTCCATCGCTTCGAGATATGGAATACGGGCAAACGGTGTACTGTCGACCTGCTTGTCGCTGAATTCTTTGAAAATCGTCGAAAGGACACGTTCGTTGACTTCAAAAACATCGTCCTGAGTTGCAAAGGCCATTTCCATGTCGAGCTGATAAAACTCGCCGGGCGAACGGTCGGCACGGGCGTCTTCATCGCGGAAACAGGGAGCAATCTGGAAATAGCGGTCAAAGCCGGAGGTCATGAGCAGCTGTTTGAACTGCTGAGGTGCCTGCGGAAGCGCATAGAACTTACCGGGATGCACACGGCTGGGCACAAGATAGTCGCGTGCTCCTTCCGGCGATGAGCTGGTGAGGATCGGCGTCTGCATTTCCATAAAGCCTTCGGCCGTCATCAGCTCGCGAATACGGGCAATTACCCTGGAGCGCAGAGTCAGGTTTTTATGAAGCTGCTCACGACGAAGGTCGAGGAAACGATACTGCAGACGAAGCGCTTCGTTGCACTCTTCGTCTTTGTTAACCTGAAATGGAATCACTTTGGATTCACCAAGAACCTGCATCTCTTCGGCAACCAGTTCAATTTCACCGGTGGCCAGCTTTGGATTGATGGCCGCCTCATCCCGGGCAACAATGTCACCCGTAAAGCGAAGCACCGTCTCAACACGCCAGTGCTCGATATCTTTATAGAATGCTTTATCGGGGCTGATGACGACCTGAGTGATGCCATAGTGATCGCGAAGGTCGATGAAAAGAACGCCGCCGTGGTCGCGAATGGTGTTGACCCATCCGGAAATCCGAACGGTTTGTCCGACATGCTCTTTGCGGAGCTCTCCGCAGGTGTGAGTTCTGTATTGGTGCATAGCTGAAGTTCCAGGTTCTAGGTTAATAAATTCATCAGTTCAGGCAGTTCCAGTTCCTGCTGGGTGCCCTCTTCCATGTTTTTGACAACAAAGGTGCCGTTCTCAAGCTCGGTATCGCCTCGAATGATGACCTGTCTGGCCCCAAGCTTATCGGCGCGTTTCATCTGTGCTTTGATTTTGCGGTTCGTCAGTTCCATTTCGCAGGCAATCCCGCGCTGACGGAGCATCTGCATCAACAACAGATTCTCTTTTAGAGCGGCCTCTCCAAGCGAAACAATAAATACGGCCGGCTCCGGAGCAAATTGATCCGCCGTAATACCAGTTGATTCCAGCGCGGCAATCATCCGTTCCATTCCCATGGCAAAACCGACCCCATCAATGGTCCTGCTGCCGACCTGAACCTGATAACGACCGCCACCGGAAAGTGCGTTCTGAGCTCCGAGACCGCCATGCACAACTTCCCACACCGTATGGACGTAATAGTCGAGCCCTCTCACCAGACTGGTATCGATTTCCACATCGATCTCCAGACTGCGAAGCGTTTCGACCACTGTATTCAGATAGTCGCGCGATTCCTGACTCAACAGCTCAGTCACCGAAGGAACATCCGCGATAACGGCCTGAACCGCCGGATCTTTAGAGTCGAGCAGTCTCAGCACATTGGTTTCGAAACGCTGCTGAGCATCTTCTGGAAGCTCAGAAAACCGTGGGCGAATTGCATTGCGCAATCCTTCGAGCACCGCCGCACGCTCTTCCGGAAGCCCAATGGTGTTCAGACGGATCTTTGCTCCCTCCAGCCCCCATGCAGACAGAAGGTTCAACTGCAACGCAATCACTTCAGCATCAGCCAGCGGATTCGGTGCGCCGGCAGCTTCCAGACCGATTTGGTGGAACTGTCGTTTCCGTCCTGCCTGAGGACGTTCACAACGGAACATCGGACCCATATAATACATACGGGCGTTAGCCGTCTGCTCTGCGCCAGAGGCGATGTAGCGAACCGAACCGGCGGTTCCTTCGGGACGCAAAGAGAGCTTGCGCCCTCCGCGGTCTTCGAGGCAGTACATTTCTTTAGTAACCACATCCGTAGTGTCACCCAGCGAATGAGTGAACAATGCGGTTTTTTCGAGAATAGGCGTACGCACCTCTTCAAAACGATAGCGCGCGAAAACTTCGCGCGCCCGGGCTTCTAGCATCTGCCAGAGGTATACATCCGGCGGAGCGATATCCGACATGCCCTGAAGGGGCTGAAAAGAACTGGAGGCCATAGGAAACTGCTTATTAAATACCGGTGATGCGCTGCTTCATAATTTTGCCAGGCTTGAATTTAACGACTTTCCGCTCTGGAATCGTTACAACATTCTCCGGTTTGTTCGGATTCCGGCCGATGCGGGACTTGCGAACATTAATCTCAAAAACGCCGAAGTTCCGGAACTCAACGGTCTCTCCTTTTTCGAGAGCCTCTGTGATGTAATCCAGCGACTTCTGCAACACAGCGGCCACATCCTGCTGGATCAATCCGGTTTCATCGGCAATACGAATTACTAAATCTCTTTTTGTCATGCTTCCCCCTGCTTCGAATTGTCTAGGCTGTAACAGGTTACATATTTTAGACAAGGCCGCTGATCTTAGTATTCAGCCGTCCTCGGTCAAGACCTATTCTCAATGCTTTTTTTTTACCTGGATGCAACCCTGTGAAAAAACAGGAACACCGCCGCTAAAATAAAGCTGAATACAGCCAATGTTTTATTGAAAATATAGAACGTATCTTTCGGCTGAATCAACATCACCGTCTCGCCCGCCTCGACCTCAGTCGCCGGCTCTGCCAGAATCTCCAGCACCTTGCCCTGAAGAGGATCCTCTCCATGAGTGGTTTTCAACATAAAGTCTGAACATGCAACCGTGGTGGCTTTCAGGTTTTCCCGAGCCTGCACCAGAGCATTCAGCTTTTCGAGAAGCACATCCTTTTCTTCACCCTGCACGTCCTTATAAGCCTCTTCTGCTGCTTCCACAGCCTCTTCATAGGCCCGGGTCTGCAATGTCAGCAATGGAGCTGATCCGGCAACACTGTCTCCCACATTAACGGGAATATGTTTCACCACCCCGGACACCGCCACTGTGACCGGATAGGTCAGCGGATGCTTTTCCAGCACTTTCTTCGTAGGAAACCATGCGTCACGAATTGCCCAAAGGCATAGAAAAATACAGATCACTCCGGCAACCAGAAAATCTTTCGTTCCTTTAACCCTGTCAAATCTGCTCTTTGCCATACCAATACGCTCCAGAAATTCCCAATTAATAGCTCTTTGCAAAAACCACGCGACCTTTGCTCGGCCTGCCGCTGACGATGCACGTTCCTTCTCCGCCAGCCTCGTAATCAAAAGGAATACAACGAATGGTTACAGACAATTCGTCGTTAATTTTCTGTTCGGTCTCTTCCGTACCGTCCCAGTGAGCCAAAGCAAAGCCTCCGCCCTCTGCCTTAAAGAACTGGACAAAATCATCCCAGCTGTCGATTTCGCGGGTATTTTCAGCACGAAAAGCGCAGGCACGCTCAAACAGCAACTGCTGCATCTCTTCCAAAACGGACGTTACAGAAGCTGCAAACTCCTCACGGCTCTGACCGTATTTTTCCTTCGGACCCTTGTCGCGACGGGCGACAAACACCGAATTACTCTCCATATCGCGCGGCCCGATTTCAATGCGGATCGGAATCCCTTTCTTCACCCAGCCCCAGCCTTTTTCACCGGCGTTGATATCACGACCATCAACAACCACTTCAACCGGACGCCCGGCGTAAGTCTGTGTCCGCAGCATCTCAGCGGTTTCATTGCAGTAAGCCATGATCTTTTCACGATCAGTATCTTTGCGAATGATCGGTAAAATCACCACATGGCTCGGCGCCAGACGCGGCGGCATCACCATGCCGTCATCATCACCGTGCGTCATAATCATCCCGCCGATCAGGCGGGTTGAAACACCCCATGACGTCGTCCATGCCACCTCTTCGCGTCCCTCACGCGACTGGAAGGTAATGCCGGATGCTTTTGCAAAGTTCTGTCCCAGGAAATGGCTCGTCCCGGCCTGCAGCGCCTTGCGGTCCTGCATCATAGCCTCAATACAAAGCGTGCTGACCGCACCCGGAAAACGTTCACCTGCGGTTTTCTCGCCAATCAGCACCGGCATCGCCATGTACTCTTCAGCAAACTTCTTGTAAACATCAAGCATCTTGCGGGTTTCCTCCCACGCTTCGGCTTCTGTCTCGTGAACCGTATGACCTTCCTGCCACAGGAATTCAGCCGTACGCAGGAACAGGCGTGTACGCATTTCCCAGCGGACGACATTGGCCCACTGGTTAATCAGAATCGGCAGGTCGCGATAGCTCTGAACCCACTTGGCATACGTGGCACCAATGATGGTTTCCGACGTCGGGCGAACAATCAGCGGTTCCTCCAGCTCTCCGGCCGGCACCAGGCCGCCATCGGGCCCCGCCTCCAAACGGTGATGCGTTACAACCGCGCACTCTTTTGCAAAGCCATCGACATGCTCCGCTTCCTTTTCCAAATAGCTTTTAGGAATAAACAGCGGGAAATAGGCGTTCACATGGCCGGTCGCTTTAAACAGGCCGTCGAGACCGGCCTTAATGTTTTCCCAAAGCGCATAGCCCCACGGCTTAATCACCATACAGCCGCGCACATCACTGTTTTCGGCCAGGTCGGCCGCGCGCACCACCTGCTGGTACCATTCCGGATAATTCTCTTCCCGCGTCGGGGTAATTGCCGTCTTCTGCTGCTTCGCCATACAATTCTCCTGAAAAATAAACGCACAGCTTACAGACACCATCCGGCAGTTTCCAGACCTTGGAACATTTTTTTCAAGGTCCGGAAGCCCCTTGAGTCCGGGAGAAACGAAGAATACAAAAGACGAGTTGCGAATCAAAACCCGCCGGCCCGAAAGGCGTGCTGTCACGATAGGAGGATATCATTCAGGCTGATTGCTCATTCCTCGAGCCCTTGGCAAGGGACCACGGACACAAGAGAACACCTGAAGAATCAGTCTTCGCTATACATTTGCTTCTTACCGAAAACTTCCCGGCTACGATTGAACGACTGACAAATAACAGAGAACGCTTCCCAAATAACAGGTCAGTCCTGCAAGCAAGAGAACCATCGCAGTTTTGTACAACCAGGTTTTGAAATTGCGACGATTCAAGTGAGCAACCAGAGTCGACCGAACGTCCTCACCCTTCCACGCCGTGATCCACCGGAGATTCAACGGACCGCAAACCATACACACTACGGAGAACAGCACAAAACATAACCCCGCCCCAATAAAAACCCGACTGTAAGGGCTGGCAGCAGCCATGCGCGGACCGGAAAAACCAGTAATTGTCAGACATATAGTTGCCAACCCAAGCAGCATCTGTGATCGCGTCTGAAGCAAAGTAAACGATTCACGCAGGTAGCCAAACACCTTTGACAAGTCGCCGCCGTGAATTTCCTCCAGAAACTCAAGCTCTTCTTTTGCGTCCAGATGCGTCATTTGTTCCTTTCCGGCAAATAGTCCAGCGACATCAGAAACTCATCGGCAGCCCGAAGGGTTTCCTCATACTTCGCCGTATTAAAAAAACCATGCTCCTGACCTTCATACAGAAGCAAATCGCAACGAACACCCAGTTCGCCCATCCTTGCTTTATAAGCCTCGGCAGTCGCCACCGGGATCAGCTGATCCCTGGTGCCGAGCTGGATCAGCGTTGGCGGCACGTCAGGCATCAGATTGTGCAGCGGCGAGAAATCCTTCCAATACCCGGAAACCCGGTCATAGCCATACCCATCCGGACCGTTATCAAAAACCGGATTAAACAGCACCAGCGCATCCGGGCGACAGCTGACGGAGAGGTCCTCGCCCTCTTCATTAAAGCCATCAAGCGTTGCCGTTGCCGCCGCCACATGTCCGCCCGCGGACCCGCCACCGGCAGCCAGCATGTCGGGGTCAACTCCAAGCTCTTCTGCATGGCTGCGCACCCAGCGCATCGCTGATTTTCCGTCTTTTACACATTCCTGCGGTGATGTTCCATCTTCGGCCGTCCGATAATCGGCGCAAATTGCCACCATGCCCCGAGAAGCCAAAAACCGGCTCTGAGGGTAAAAATGAGTTGGGGCTCCCCCCTTCCAGCCGCCCCCGAAGAAAAAAACAATCCCCGGGGTTTTGTCTCCGGCCGTGTGATTAGGCGGATTAAATACATGCAGAGTCATTGAACCCTGCGGGGTCTCTTTATATTCAATCACTTCATCCGGCGCGACCTCCGCCATGACACACCCGGCAGAGACTAAAACAGCAGCAATCACTTTTTTCTTCACTCCAAACACCCCCTTGAAAAACCCGGTCAGCATAAATGACATTTCAAAACAGAACAACAGATTCCAACCCGCAACGATCCATTCTTTGCGTTTCATTTCACGGTCCCTTCCAACCACGCCTTTAAGGTCTCGGCATCCTCAAGAAACCGCTTCGGATCATCATCGCGAACAAACTCGAGCAGAGCATAGCGCTCGCGAGGCGGGAGCTCCACGGAAAAATACTGTTTCCACTCCGCCTGTCCCTCGCTCAGCGGGCGACGATCCACCGCATCAATCCAGAGCTCTTTCGATCCATCATACTCCCAGTGGAACACATGGAAGTTTAAAATCCGGTCTTTGAGATCATGGAGCCCTGCCATCCGGTAATCCATGTCCGGTCCCTGATACATCGGCTGCCAGTAAAGATACACATTCGGAGCATCGATCTCCTGCAGAAGCTTCGCGGCAGATTCGTTGGTATCCGTCAGTGAGTGGTCATGGAACTCAAAGCCGATATTCACTCCGGAAGCCGCCGCCATCTCAGCCACCCGCTGAGCCTGTTCAGCAAACCGCGACCTGACATCTTCGCTCACCTCCGCCGACGCCGAATATCCGGCCCAGATACGCACCGTATTCGTTTCCAGCGCCAGCGTACTGTCGAGCACCGGCTGAAACGCTTCTGCTCTTCCTTCTTTATCCAGAACCCGGAAATAGGAACCGTAGGAAGAAACTTCCAGTCCTGCATCCACGGTTGTACGGCGGGCGACTCGCGCAGCCGTCAGATCGCCGGGCCGAACGTGTACGTCGCCGCCCCATTCAATGGCATCAAGACCGGCGGTTTTTACCAGATCCGCAACCTGACCGACATTCATCGGACGAAATGTAATTGAGCAAATTCCTGTTTTCATATTTCCAACCTTCGGAAGAAGACCACGCCATCATCCATTATTTTTTCCAATGGTTGGAAAAGTCAGAGCTGATCGGGCCGCACCCGATACTTCAGCGGCTCTCCTTTTTCCCACCTTTGAAAATCCTCGATCATAAAATCGGCCATCCGGATCAGTTCGGATGACTTTGAGCCGGCTAAATGTCCGGTCAACTGAATATTCGGAACCGTATACAGTTCTGAACCGTCGATCGGAGGCTCCGGCCAGGTGATGTCCAGCAGCGCAGTGAGGTCCGGACGTTCTTTCATTACCGCAATAAGGTCAGTTTCGTTTACCTGCCGTCCGCGTCCAACATTGATAAAGACAGCGCTGTCCATCATGCTTTCAAACAAAGGGCGATTATAAACTCCGACATTATCATCGCGGTCCGGAAACAGATTAACGACAGCAAATGATGTAGCAAAGGCCTCTGCGATCGAAACGGTCCGGTTTTCGGCACGCGAGGGAACAACCACTACTTCCAGATCGTGATGTTTTAAAAAGTCCTGCAACTTACTGGAGATTGCTCCGTTGCCCAGAATGCTGACACGGTTGCCGTAGTTTCCGCAGCCGCGATGGCTGTTGGCGATCGTCGTGGACTGAACATCCACGCATTCACGACTGTTGCGATAGGCTCCGGCTCCGGCAAGCAGCACCTGAGCAAGGGCAAACTCCGCAACCGGAATTGCATTGGCAGCCGTCGCACTGCAGACAACAACTCCGTTTTCCTCAAACGACTCCCGGAAGGAGCTGCTGGCGCCGGCGGCATAGAAAACTGCTTTCAGGTTCGGCAGCATTTGTACTTCCTCCGAAGAGAGCACCACCATGTCCCAAGTGGAAAAAATCACATCCAGATCCTGAAGATCTTCAACATGGTCATAAAAATTGTCGCGCGAAATCCGCACAGGATAGAGGTCAGTGATCTCCGCAAGGCGTTCACACCGCCCCTGAGCGTATACTTTGTCGAATGCATCCGACATCCATGTAACACTCTCGTGAAAAACCGCAGCTTTCATTTTCTCTGGCATCTGTACTCCTCAGCGTTTCATTCGAGGCTGTTTTCATCCGGTCCGCAGCATAAAAAACTCGACCGTTACACAGGAAAAAACGTGTTTGCGTCACAACCTTCTAAATAACAAATTGAAGCAAAACTCACGGAAGCAGACCGTAAATCGATAACCTTCAAATTCCCATCTTAATATACGGGTTAGCGATAAATTTTTCCGGCGCGAAAGTCGGCCCATGCGGTTTCGAACCAAAGGTTGCTTTCCGGAATCGGACGGCATTTTACCCAGCGGTTTTTGATTTTCCCGCCGGCGACCACGGTCTCCTGCACTTTTTCTTTGAAGGAGGGATCTTCCGGCAGGAAGCTCCACTCGTCTTTGGCGAGCTGTTTATGGGCGCGTTTTCCGGATGCGTCGCGCACCATGGCTGACCCGCGCGAGCCGACACCGCTTTTTACCTGATAGAGCGTCGCAGCCAGATAAACCCAGTGTGCGTAACAGAGCTGCCGGTTACGAAGCGCCTGAACTTTTTCAACGGCATTACCGGCTTTGCATCCCTGCACTTCGAGCGCATCAAGCTGCTCTTTCGCTTCTTTGACGGCATCCTTCAATTCATCAAGCGAACGAATATGGGCCCCGGCACGACTCATACGCTCCTGCAGTTCATTTCGAACTGCCCGCCATTTCTGCCCTGACGTTTCACAGCGACCGAGGAACCCGAGCACATCTCTTACTTCAGCGCGGGCGGCTTTGTTAAACTCGCTCATTTTCAAATCGGAACGTTCGTAGACATTGGCGATAAATTCAGCAGCGCGGATCGAACCGACCTGTCCGGAGTTCAGCGCAGAACCACCGGGACGCGCCACGCCGTGCGAACCGTTCACTTCACCGACCGGGAACAGGTGTTTAATGTTGATAGACTCCCACCAATGGTTGCCGGCCAGTCCGCCGTTGTTGTGCTGGGCGCAGACCGCGACCTCAAGCGGCTCTTGGGTGATGTCGATGCCGTGATCTTTATAGAGCGAGATCGCGCCGGGATTCATGTGCTTCAGCCGCTCAATCGGCGTCTTCTGAAACGCGCCTGAATTCTCCAGATACTCGAAGGCCTCTTTTTCCAATGTTTGGAAATCGAAGCCGTCCGGATTTTCGCGATAGTCAAGAAACACGCGGCGACCTTTGAGCGCGGTTTCGATATAGACCAGAATGTCTATAATCGATGACCCGCCGACAATTTTCTTGGAGTCAAACGGCCACTGATAGCCCTTCAGAAAAACCTTTGAGTGCATTTCACCGAGGTCGTCAAAATAATCGCACAGAAATTCGCGCGGGTTGCTTTTGCCGTCGGCATCGGTGGAAACAAACTTCGGCACGACCTGCATATAGGTGCCGGAAACGTTCCAGCGGAACTTGATGGACGCCAGACCGTACTGCGCTTCCGGAAGCCCCTGCGCCTTCGCGCCGGCACGCAGCGCGATGCCGATTGCGCCGGTATGCACCACCGGATACACGCTGGTTTTGTACAGGCCGCCCGGCCCGCCCACCGCAAACACGACGTTGTCGGCGGCAAAGGCGACCAACTCGCCCTTGGCGTCGAGCGCCAGCGCTCCGCACGCGCGCTTCTCTTTGCCTTCGCCGACCGTAAGCAGGCTGACGACATTGGTTTTTTCCTGAACCGGAATGTCACGGCGTTTGACTTCGGCGATGAGAGCCAGACACATGTCGCGCGAGGTATAAGGACCGACTGACGTTCCGCGTTGCGCGGGATCGTGGTCGGTTTTGTAACCGATAAACTGCCCATAGGCATCCTGCGGGAATTTGACTCCGAGATTCACGAGGTTAAGGAAACCGCGCGCGGAAACCGCCGCTTCGATCAGCGCCAGATCGCCGTGCATGGAACCGGGCGAGAAAAAGTTTTTGGCCATGGCCAGCGGTGCATCGAGGTCGTTGCCGCACATCGCAGATTTGTAATAGGTCTGCTTGTCCGAGCCGGTGTTGATGGACGTTCCCATCTTCAGCCCTTCGGTCACAATCAGCACGTCAGCAATGCCCTGATTGCGCAGCTGAACCGCCGCATTCAAGCCCGCCGCTCCGGAACCAATTACCAAAGAATGTACCCGTACAACCGGAACCGTATGCTGTCCAATCTTCAAATCACTCGTTTTCATAAGGAGTGACTATCGCGAATAAAAGTTTCTCTGACAATAAATTTAGGCGCCAATACCGCTGAATATGAATCAAAATACTGATTCACCATAAACCGCCTGGACAGCATTCAAGGCTTTTTTCACTTCTGACGGAGTCCCTTTGATCGCCAGCGTCACAGCGCC of Tichowtungia aerotolerans contains these proteins:
- a CDS encoding FAD-dependent oxidoreductase, with protein sequence MKTSDLKIGQHTVPVVRVHSLVIGSGAAGLNAAVQLRNQGIADVLIVTEGLKMGTSINTGSDKQTYYKSAMCGNDLDAPLAMAKNFFSPGSMHGDLALIEAAVSARGFLNLVNLGVKFPQDAYGQFIGYKTDHDPAQRGTSVGPYTSRDMCLALIAEVKRRDIPVQEKTNVVSLLTVGEGKEKRACGALALDAKGELVAFAADNVVFAVGGPGGLYKTSVYPVVHTGAIGIALRAGAKAQGLPEAQYGLASIKFRWNVSGTYMQVVPKFVSTDADGKSNPREFLCDYFDDLGEMHSKVFLKGYQWPFDSKKIVGGSSIIDILVYIETALKGRRVFLDYRENPDGFDFQTLEKEAFEYLENSGAFQKTPIERLKHMNPGAISLYKDHGIDITQEPLEVAVCAQHNNGGLAGNHWWESINIKHLFPVGEVNGSHGVARPGGSALNSGQVGSIRAAEFIANVYERSDLKMSEFNKAARAEVRDVLGFLGRCETSGQKWRAVRNELQERMSRAGAHIRSLDELKDAVKEAKEQLDALEVQGCKAGNAVEKVQALRNRQLCYAHWVYLAATLYQVKSGVGSRGSAMVRDASGKRAHKQLAKDEWSFLPEDPSFKEKVQETVVAGGKIKNRWVKCRPIPESNLWFETAWADFRAGKIYR